The following proteins come from a genomic window of Daphnia carinata strain CSIRO-1 chromosome 8, CSIRO_AGI_Dcar_HiC_V3, whole genome shotgun sequence:
- the LOC130700159 gene encoding CD109 antigen-like, with protein sequence MVLRLVLAVVCCCSLTYAQNEGTYTIVAPKVLRPSLDYHVSISLHGGAALTNLVVAIEGQQDGGGLVRNAQSATVEPNSTQVIKFQIGELGPGKYNLTARGSGGLNFVNTTELDYAEKSHSVFIQTDKAIYKPGHMVQFRVIVVNPQLKPSVVGSLDVFMTDGKGNRVKQWNRVFTKQGVFASELQLSDQPVLGDWNITAVVSGQSFSKHFQVAEYVLPKFEVTIDLPTYLTFNESKMVATIKAKYTYGKPVKGNVTIAAYPQYRVSYIQPFFTEPVRKTVQIDGKVDVDFNLFKELKLVDDFERDIRFDVTVIEGLTERKQNTSSLLTLYKYKYKMELIKTSDSFKPGLKYTAFLKLAYQDNTPIQDANGVVIVKHGFSHNQDEYNRTEYPVPRNGILELNFYPPVDENVYTLGIEAQYQDLVEWFSTINRAQSPSNSFIQAILTTENPKVNEEIAIEVNSTAPLDSYTYEVMGRGNLIVARTVQAGNQRSHTFRFQATAAMAPVARVVVYYVRPDGEVVADALNFDVEGTFQNFVEIQVAPDSVEPGKAVDIVVKAKPNSYVGVLGVDQSVLLLKTGNDISRQDVLDEVKSYDSTRRPDFTSWLPEVGGRSFWWPSSATAGEVFSNSGTVVLTNGYVQESMPFGSERTTLRPKAVNRPTNRPIPARGSANAVAVDKGPAFTLPTLIRPPLAGPYAFSRIPTPADDNPKIFLLRDPPPTWIFQSVDTGTDGTARFVKEAPDTITSWVITAFSLDTFHGLGVIEQPAKMQVFRPFFIQLNLPYSVIRGEVVAIQAVVFNYMNKEITAELTFENIGDFQFVDNGVEDNEISSETIFRKKSVRIPAQDGTPVSFLIRPTTLGNIDLRLTAKATTAGDAIVKKLLVKAEGETIYRNKAYLLDLRSSRSYTNNVTVTIPFNAVPGSQSVELSAIADIMGPSINNLNALLRMPFGCGEQNMLLFVPNIVVTEYLKNTGQLTDAISSKALGFMETGYQKELTYKRDDGSFSAFGKSDASGSTWLTAFVARSFRQAQPYITIEDHVIDDALQWLSANQAVNGSFPEVGKVSHTDMQGGAGKGVPLTAYVLLAFLENKAGLRYGPSMQKAADFLVKELPSITDPYAMALVTYALHLAEVPSMDAAFDMLQAKANNTEEEFRSWSKPRTEKDKSNPWSSLTTSVDVEMTAYALLSYLQRGLVTEALPIMRWMVAQRNSNGGFSSTQDTVIGLYALAKLAEKITVPNTNINVKIKHDTGAETFSLSRENAMILQKFKLPPKTTQVEISAVGSGFAIIQVSTSYNLNVTGEWPLFTLDPQLFKNANQNRMQLTICSSFVGEESNMAVMEISLPSGYVMDEDSLPSLRAIKDVKKVETKEGGTGISLYFDKMTRNTVCPTVQAYRVFKVAEQRKVPVVMYDYYDSSRRARVFYEPVAANVCDICQSNDCKNQCSTYPGWSGDEDGSKGWGTLDGRTNSRTTGGQQSLIPTLLCIVLSGLTSALLLI encoded by the exons ATGGTACTCAGACTTGTGTTGGcggttgtttgttgttgttcgctGACATACGCTCAGAATGAAGG GACGTATACTATCGTGGCTCCAAAAGTATTGCGACCGAGTTTGGACTATCACGTGTCCATCAGTTTACATGGCGGGGCAGCATTGACCAATTTGGTTGTGGCCATCGAAGGACAACAAGACGGTGGTGGACTTGTACGAAACGCCCAAAGCGCCACAGTTGAACCCAATTCCACCCAAGTCATCAAGTTTCAG ATTGGCGAACTGGGACCTGGCAAATATAATTTGACGGCCCGCGGATCGGGTGGTTTGAATTTCGTCAACACGACAGAGTTGGATTACGCGGAAAAGAGCCATTCGGTCTTCATCCAAACGGACAAGGCCATCTACAAACCTGGGCATATGGTCCAATTTCGCGTCATCGTCGTTAATCCGCAACTGAAACCATCTGTCGTCGGTTCGCTGGACGTCTTTATGACG GACGGGAAAGGCAACCGAGTCAAGCAATGGAACCGGGTTTTCACCAAACAGGGCGTCTTTGCTTCCGAACTTCAGTTATCCGATCAACCTGTTTTGGGCGACTGGAACATTACGGCTGTCGTCTCTGGCCAAAGTTTCTCCAAACATTTCCAAGTGGCCGAATATGTTTTGCCAAAATTCGAAGTCACCATCGATCTGCCAACTTACCTCACTTTTAACGAATCCAAAATGGTGGCAACCATCAAAGCCAAGTACACGTACGGGAAACCCGTCAAGGGCAACGTGACAATCGCTGCCTACCCGCAATATCGGGTCTCTTATATTCAACCGTTTTTCACTGAACCGGTTCGCAAAACGGTTCAGATTGATGGGAAAGTTGATGTTGATTTCAATCTCTTTAAAGAGCTCAA gCTAGTGGATGATTTTGAACGAGATATCCGGTTTGATGTGACTGTTATCGAAGGACTGACGGAACGTAAACAAAACACGAGCTCTTTATTGACGCTGTATAAATACAAGTACAAAATGGAATTGATCAAGACGTCCGACAGTTTCAAGCCTGGCCTTAAATACACGGCCTTT TTGAAGCTGGCCTATCAGGACAACACGCCGATCCAAGACGCCAACGGCGTGGTGATTGTGAAACACGGCTTTTCACACAATCAAGATGAATACAATCGGACCGAGTATCCCGTCCCGCGTAACGGCATTCTCGAGCTCAACTTTTATCCACCTGTCGACGAGAATGTCTACACTCTTGGCATTGAGGCGCAATATCAAGATTTAGTCGAGTGGTTTTCGACCATCAATCGTGCCCAGTCTCCGAGCAATTCGTTTATCCAAGCCATCTTGACGACGGAGAATCCCAAAGTAAACGAAGAAATTGCCATCGAGGTCAACTCTACAGCGCCACTCGATTCCTACACTTACGAGGTGATGGGTCGTGGCAATTTGATTGTCGCTCGTACCGTACAAGCCGGAAATCAAAG GTCGCACACTTTCCGGTTCCAAGCGACGGCCGCTATGGCTCCTGTGGCCCGTGTTGTCGTCTATTACGTACGACCCGACGGCGAAGTTGTGGCCGACGCTCTCAACTTTGACGTCGAAGGAACTTTTCAGAATTTT GTGGAAATTCAAGTTGCTCCGGACTCTGTTGAACCGGGCAAAGCCGTCGACATTGTGGTCAAAGCAAAACCGAATTCATATGTTGGCGTCCTCGGCGTCGATCAGAGCGTTTTGCTTTTAAAGACGGGCAACGACATTTCTCGG CAAGATGTTTTGGATGAAGTGAAATCGTATGATTCAACCCGGCGGCCTGATTTTACGTCGTGGCTTCCAGAAGTTGGAGGACGTTCATTTTGGTGGCCTTCGTCGGCAACAGCCGGTGAAGTTTTCAGc AATTCCGGCACTGTGGTTTTGACCAATGGATACGTCCAGGAGAGCATGCCGTTCG gaagcgAACGAACAACGTTGAGACCGAAAGCGGTCAACCGGCCGACGAACCGGCCGATTCCTGCTCGCGGTTCGGCAAACGCAGTGGCCGTCGACAAAGGACCGGCTTTCACTTTGCCAACTCTGATCCGTCCCCCGCTAGCTGGACCTTATGCCTTCTCTCGTATCCCAACTCCAGCCGATGACAATCCCAAAATCTTTTTACTACGCGATCCGCCCCCGACGTGGATCTTTCAATCCGTCGACACCGG gacggacgGAACTGCCCGTTTTGTCAAAGAAGCTCCTGATACAATCACATCTTGGGTGATTACTGCCTTTTCTTTGGATACGTTTCACGGTCTCGGCGTCATTGAACAACCTGCCAAA ATGCAAGTGTTTCGTCCATTCTTTATTCAATTGAATTTGCCTTACTCTGTGATACGTGGGGAAGTCGTCGCCATACAGGCCGTTGTCTTTAATTACATGAACAAGGAGATTACGGCCGAATTGACTTTTGAGAACATTGGCGATTTCCAGTTTGTCGATAACGGCGTGGAAGACAATGAAATTTCaa gcgAAACCATCTTCCGCAAAAAATCGGTCCGAATTCCAGCTCAAGACGGCACGCCCGTTTCTTTCCTCATCCGTCCGACTACATTAGGCAACATCGATCTTCGCTTGACTGCCAAAGCGACAACAGCCGGTGATGCCATCGTCAAGAAACTGCTCGTCAAAGCGGAAGGAGAAACCATTTACCGCAACAAGGCCTATTTATTAGACCTGCGTTCCAGCCGATCGTACACCAACAACGTCACAGTCACCATTCCGTTCAACGCCGTGCCCGGCTCGCAGTCTGTCGAACTGTCCGCCATCGCTGATATTATGGGACCGAGCATCAACAATTTGAACGCGTTGCTGCGCATGCCGTTTGGATGCGGAGAACAGAATATGCTTCTCTTTGTGCCCAACATTGTCGTCACCGAGTACCTGAAGAATACCGGCCAGTTGACGGATGCCATCAGCTCGAAAGCTTTGGGATTCATGGAGACTGGATACCAAAAAGAATTGACGTACAAACGCGATGACGGCTCGTTCAGCGCCTTTGGCAAAAGCGACGCTTCCGGCAGCACGTGGTTGACTGCTTTTGTAGCTCGATCATTCCGTCAAGCTCAACCTTACATCACCATTGAAGACCACGTCATCGATGACGCTCTGCAGTGGTTGTCAGCCAACCAAGCTGTCAACGGCTCTTTCCCGGAAGTTGGCAAAGTTTCCCATACTGATATGCAGGGCGGAGCAGGCAAAGGTGTTCCTCTAACGGCTTACGTCCTTTTAGCTTTCCTCGAAAATAAAGCCGGCCTTCGGTACGGACCCAGTATGCAGAAAGCGGCCGATTTCCTCGTCAAAGAATTGCCATCCATCACCGACCCGTACGCCATGGCCTTGGTGACGTACGCTCTTCATTTGGCCGAAGTGCCATCGATGGATGCGGCGTTTGACATGCTGCAGGCCAAGGCTAATAATACGGAAGAAGAGTTCCGCTCCTGGTCGAAACCGAGAACAGAAAAGGACAAATCCAATCCTTGGTCTTCTCTGACGACGTCCGTCGATGTCGAGATGACGGCCTATGCTTTGCTATCGTACCTTCAACGAGGTCTTGTGACGGAGGCTCTGCCCATCATGCGGTGGATGGTTGCCCAGCGAAACTCGAACGGCGGCTTTTCGTCGACCCAGGACACGGTGATTGGACTCTACGCGCTCGCCAAGCTGGCCGAGAAGATTACGGTGCCCAATACCAACATTAACGTCAAGATCAAACACGACACTGGTGCTGAAACCTTTTCTCTTAGCCGAGAAAACGCCATGATTCTTCAAAagttcaag ttaCCCCCAAAGACCACCCAAGTGGAAATATCAGCTGTTGGGAGTGGTTTCGCCATCATTCAAGTGTCCACTTCATACAATCTGAACGTAACCGGAGAATGGCCGCTATTCACTTTAGATCCGCAGCTATTCAAAAACGCTAATCAAAACCGCATGCAATTAACAATCTGCTCCAG CTTTGTCGGTGAGGAAAGCAACATGGCTGTTATGGAAATCAGCCTTCCTTCTGGTTACGTCATGGATGAGGATTCACTCCCAAGTCTCAGGGCTATTAAAGATGTCAAAAaagtagaaacaaaagaaggtggCACAGGAATTTCTCTGTACTTTGACAAG ATGACGAGAAATACGGTCTGCCCAACTGTTCAGGCGTATCGCGTCTTCAAAGTGGCAGAGCAGCGTAAAGTACCCGTCGTTATGTACGATTATTACGACAGCT CTCGTCGTGCTCGCGTGTTTTACGAACCAGTTGCAGCCAATGTTTGCGATATTTGCCAGTCAAACGACTGTAAAAACCAATGCTCCACATACCCCGGTTGGAGTGGCGACGAGGATGGATCGAAAGGATGGGGAACGCTGGACGGCCGAACTAACAGCCGCACAACTGGTGGCCAGCAGTCATTGATTCCGACTCTACTATGCATTGTTCTGTCGGGTCTCACAAGTGCTTTACTCTtaatttaa
- the LOC130700138 gene encoding stathmin-1-A-like: protein MSAVDQEVAAIRGEEKSKGGLSYEVILAEPVSDRPPSPPVSTPTRPQPSEEEIERKLLAAKERREANRSINDVDEKISKAVEKRQELVSTFVTKTKENLDAKMEESQEKREAHLSSLKTKLKEHLERVETVRLTNETKLQEIRQQIDEKLKSADEKRDEIIKQLQEKLRLHEEHIKTVKQSSEEKTKAMEEQIHSKIQLAAEKRDEIEKEMLEKLKEQERRGELARQKKENRLSGGGQCEEGETASSG from the exons ATGTCTGCAGTTGATCAAGAAG TTGCTGCTATCCGTGGAGAGGAGAAGTCCAAGGGAGGATTGAGTTATGAG GTTATTTTGGCAGAGCCAGTAAGCGATCGCCCACCTTCACCTCCAGTCTCCACACCCACTCGCCCTCAGCCTTCAGAGGAAGAGATTGAAAGGAAGCTTTTGGCAGCCAAGGAGCGCCGTGAG GCCAATCGGTCCATCAATGATGTGGATGAGAAAATTAGCAAAGCTGtagaaaaaagacaagaacTCGTCTCAACCTTTGTTACCAAGACAAAGGAGAATCTAGATGCCAAAATGGAGGAATCACAGGAGAAGAGGGAGGCGCATTTATCATCATTGAAAACTAAACTGAAGGAACAC TTGGAACGCGTGGAAACGGTCAGACTgacaaatgaaacaaagcTTCAGGAAATCCGGCAACAAATTGATGAAAAGCTTAAGTCAGCTGATGAGAAACGTGACGAGATAATCAAGCAACTTCAAGAAAAGCTTCGCCTACAC GAAGAGCATATCAAAACGGTGAAGCAGAGTagtgaagagaaaacaaaagcaatggAGGAACAGATCCATTCCAAAATACAGCTGGCGGCCGAAAAGCGTGATGAGattgaaaaggaaatgttAGAGAAACTGAAAGAGCAG GAGCGCCGTGGTGAATTGGCCCGtcagaaaaaagagaatcgtCTTTCTGGTGGAGGTCAATGTGAAGAGGGAGAAACAGCCTCTTCCGGCTAA